In the genome of Micromonospora sp. Llam0, the window CGGGCCCGGCGGGTCGGATCGCTGTGCTGGCGGCGCCGGCGGGCCGAGGCCCGCCGACAGGAGCAGGCGGCGGCCGCCTCGGTGCTCCCCGACCCGGTGAGGGTGCGTGGCGGCCGCGACGCCGGCCGGGGTGGTCCCGGCCTGGTCGACGAGTCCGGCGTCATCGAGGAGGCGTCGCCGCCATGACCCGCCGCACCCCGGCCCGGTCGCGGGTACCGCCGCACCTCCACCAGGCCACACGAGATCTGCCGGCGGACCACCGTGGCCGCCGGGTCTGTGTCGTGTGCGGGCTGCTCGGCGAGC includes:
- a CDS encoding DUF6011 domain-containing protein, coding for MTARTPARPDLPPVLCLDCATPLTDPKARARRVGSLCWRRRRAEARRQEQAAAASVLPDPVRVRGGRDAGRGGPGLVDESGVIEEASPP